In the Natronolimnobius baerhuensis genome, one interval contains:
- a CDS encoding DUF5658 family protein gives MSSDGAYRHHSLPIDVTPVQLERALWVLVAISLVGDVVTTFIGLHLGLAESNPIARGAIEGYGLAGMLVLKAFAIGVGLVCRPLLPRAYRPIVPAGLALPWLLAVFINMYMISLVI, from the coding sequence ATGAGTTCCGACGGTGCCTACAGACACCATTCGCTGCCGATTGACGTCACACCAGTCCAACTCGAGCGAGCGCTCTGGGTGCTCGTCGCCATTTCGCTGGTCGGCGATGTCGTGACGACGTTCATCGGCTTGCACCTGGGGCTGGCCGAATCGAACCCGATTGCGCGCGGCGCAATCGAGGGCTACGGGCTCGCGGGTATGCTTGTCCTGAAGGCGTTCGCAATCGGCGTTGGGCTGGTCTGTCGCCCACTGCTGCCTCGAGCGTACCGGCCAATCGTCCCCGCCGGCCTCGCGCTCCCATGGCTCCTCGCCGTATTCATCAATATGTACATGA